The Deltaproteobacteria bacterium genome contains a region encoding:
- a CDS encoding UbiD family decarboxylase produces the protein MTKEQRDVEAALDLRAFTERLEQAGKLKEIRGAHWDLEIGALTEIAAESGEGSALLFDAIPDHPEGYRVLSNVLRSPESDALALGMPPDVRGLDVVQAVKGRLQDLKPVPPAEIGESPLLENVALDGDVNVLKFPTPKWHADDGGRYIGTFTATVCRDPDTGYVNVGTYRVQVHDENTVGVWMIPGKHGDLITRKYWARGESCPVAVVCGLPPGMMTASAVGIPWNMSEYDFLGGLLETPVPVIKGQKTGLPIPAFADIVLEGHIPPPEQETHEEGPFGEWPGYYASGSRQAPVVKVEAVYHRDNPIITGDPPLRTFLNSETHKYIRSANIWSSLERAGIPEVQGVWFPRQGRFVVTVAIKQRYSGHAKQAGYGVLATRDGGRDVRMVVVVDEDVDITNMGEVLWAMSTRWDPRTDSEILDVAASILNPRLSPQDKQRRELTTSCMVVDACRPYSWKDEFPKISTVSDEYKAQVRKKWADRL, from the coding sequence ATGACGAAAGAGCAAAGGGACGTCGAAGCGGCCCTGGATCTGCGGGCTTTTACGGAACGGCTCGAGCAGGCCGGGAAGCTCAAGGAGATCAGGGGCGCCCACTGGGACCTGGAGATCGGCGCACTCACCGAGATCGCGGCGGAATCCGGCGAGGGCTCGGCGCTGCTCTTCGACGCCATCCCGGATCATCCGGAAGGGTACCGCGTGCTGAGCAACGTCCTCCGGTCCCCGGAATCCGACGCCCTGGCCCTGGGCATGCCGCCGGATGTCCGCGGCCTGGATGTGGTCCAGGCCGTAAAGGGACGGCTCCAGGACCTGAAGCCCGTTCCTCCTGCCGAAATCGGTGAATCGCCTCTGCTGGAGAACGTCGCCCTCGACGGCGACGTCAACGTGCTCAAGTTCCCCACTCCCAAGTGGCACGCCGACGACGGCGGCCGCTACATCGGCACGTTTACCGCCACGGTCTGCCGCGATCCCGATACCGGCTACGTCAACGTCGGCACGTACCGCGTCCAGGTCCACGACGAGAACACGGTGGGAGTGTGGATGATTCCCGGGAAGCACGGGGACCTCATCACCCGGAAGTACTGGGCGCGCGGCGAGAGCTGTCCGGTGGCCGTCGTGTGCGGCCTACCCCCGGGCATGATGACCGCGAGCGCCGTGGGCATTCCCTGGAACATGAGCGAGTACGACTTCCTGGGGGGCCTCCTGGAAACCCCCGTGCCGGTCATCAAGGGGCAGAAAACCGGGCTGCCGATACCCGCTTTCGCGGACATCGTGCTTGAAGGACACATCCCGCCCCCCGAACAGGAGACCCACGAGGAGGGGCCGTTCGGGGAGTGGCCCGGATACTACGCCTCGGGGTCCCGGCAGGCTCCGGTGGTAAAGGTGGAGGCCGTCTATCATCGCGACAACCCCATCATCACCGGCGACCCGCCGCTCCGGACTTTCCTCAACAGCGAGACCCACAAGTACATCCGCTCGGCCAACATCTGGTCGTCGCTGGAGCGCGCCGGCATCCCCGAGGTGCAAGGAGTGTGGTTTCCGCGGCAGGGCCGCTTCGTGGTCACCGTGGCCATAAAGCAGCGCTACTCGGGCCACGCCAAGCAGGCGGGATACGGCGTCCTCGCCACCCGCGACGGCGGGCGCGACGTGCGCATGGTCGTCGTGGTGGACGAGGACGTGGACATCACCAACATGGGCGAGGTGCTCTGGGCCATGTCCACCCGCTGGGACCCCCGGACCGACTCCGAGATCCTCGACGTGGCCGCCAGCATCCTCAACCCGCGGCTTTCGCCCCAGGACAAGCAGCGCCGGGAGCTGACCACCTCCTGCATGGTGGTGGACGCCTGCCGGCCCTACAGTTGGAAGGACGAGTTTCCGAAGATCTCGACCGTGAGCGACGAATACAAAGCCCAAGTCCGCAAGAAGTGGGCGGACCGGCTGTGA